One window from the genome of Desulfobacterales bacterium encodes:
- a CDS encoding clostripain-related cysteine peptidase, giving the protein MMIEQNNRVTDDGRRFPWLAGYLSVLCISLFLLLGNARAMAAAPEQLAELGAPVLDSQRQWTLMVYLDGDNDLEKFALLDLNEMEQGLPESGVTVVALVDRAQGYDDSDGDWQGCRVYRLRRDRDPEKLASEQIAELGELNMGDPAVLSAFVTGAVRKFPAPHYGIILWDHGGGWSLMAIDHSAPGTEKGMDSLNLPELRQGLSRALDRLGLERLDLVGFDMCLMAQLETAYELAGLARVMVASQAVEPGDGWPYDRFLPMFGRETAGVKRLATNIVKAYDDYYSERKERVATLSAIDLDAIDGVVAAVDGMAGKLTGVLERRWPDIARSLFYSETYGDRTDIRRDARVLSSIDLLDLGKRLRHEIPDFPAAAEYRRLVAAMDQAVLANYSSPRHHLSNGLALYAPVTARQFNNAYSGLRLARRSGWGRFLQDLHAVQQKHLVKPKIVDLRVIDARSGKPVQGGVPGGGFKIVATVRGENVLWVQSVHGKRVSNNGGGVIFFEKGYVLDPDFYKKKEDAVADVVDLLMPEFKGRENQVSQEYVGRHFWITDGAQAARATVDASNLDDLRHVSVPVLIKRKKLGEHFARVFFDTITWQAVDVRWEIDQPDGSVAYRSIQPRPEDEVTLLYEFIADTPGGVNFLKSETLHWRDGLELLIGNDPPEELLVGMRAESMGGQSAFATTKITIQPYDKQQQGYLDNAGKVTAEHLIGRWRWYGMTGGAGQGWKPLPTYVDISRSKSNKKVLVAKINNPRDPDWQVVPQMALLDTRLAPTLRLISFDNDGNPVEAVNFTFLVSRWENGSPRLILKYLTPKGWLVLWVKEDGGRPQPGPAAQGGAPVATPAVQSPPAGGYGQQQHAPQAVSPQGGGLTGSWQGQEGDTLVFSGNRYQVSEYGEVVDAGVFQVQGGRLITQSQLTGMGMAYGMQLQGNTLLLREMASGLVYQYQRQGQGGQQQVYAAQGGQPGQVGTTGQEMMLQGKLCSYSGSSNYYSGASSSSSSWAYFDGRGNMQYGSESSMSGGGGGYYNASPTTRGRYRVQGETIYMQFGDGSSGTATVYTRGSNGRINALTFEGTIYAQQLCE; this is encoded by the coding sequence ATGATGATTGAACAGAATAACAGAGTGACAGATGATGGCCGGCGGTTCCCATGGCTGGCCGGCTACCTGAGCGTCTTGTGTATCTCCCTGTTCCTGTTGCTGGGCAATGCCCGGGCAATGGCGGCGGCCCCGGAGCAACTGGCCGAACTCGGCGCTCCGGTCCTCGATTCCCAGCGCCAGTGGACCCTTATGGTCTATCTGGACGGCGATAATGATCTGGAAAAATTCGCCCTGCTGGACTTGAACGAGATGGAGCAGGGGCTGCCGGAATCCGGGGTCACGGTGGTGGCCCTGGTGGACCGTGCCCAGGGATACGATGACAGCGACGGCGACTGGCAGGGCTGCCGGGTCTATCGACTGCGCCGGGACCGGGATCCCGAGAAACTGGCCTCGGAGCAGATCGCCGAACTCGGCGAACTCAACATGGGTGATCCGGCGGTGCTGAGCGCCTTTGTGACTGGTGCGGTCCGAAAATTTCCCGCCCCTCACTACGGGATAATCCTCTGGGACCATGGCGGCGGCTGGAGCCTCATGGCCATTGATCACAGTGCTCCCGGCACTGAAAAGGGGATGGACAGTCTCAACCTGCCGGAGCTGCGTCAGGGGCTCAGCCGGGCCCTGGACCGGCTGGGGCTGGAGCGATTGGACCTGGTGGGTTTCGATATGTGCCTCATGGCCCAGCTGGAAACCGCCTATGAGCTTGCCGGGCTGGCCCGCGTCATGGTGGCCTCCCAGGCGGTGGAACCCGGCGACGGCTGGCCCTATGACCGTTTTCTGCCCATGTTCGGCCGGGAAACCGCCGGGGTTAAACGGTTGGCAACCAATATTGTCAAGGCCTATGACGACTATTATTCGGAACGCAAGGAACGGGTGGCCACCCTGTCGGCCATTGATCTCGATGCCATCGACGGAGTGGTGGCGGCCGTGGACGGCATGGCCGGGAAGTTGACCGGGGTGCTGGAGCGACGCTGGCCGGATATCGCCCGTTCCCTCTTCTATTCCGAGACCTACGGGGACCGGACCGATATCCGTCGCGACGCCCGGGTACTCTCCAGCATTGATCTCCTGGACCTGGGCAAACGACTGCGGCACGAGATTCCCGATTTCCCGGCGGCGGCGGAGTACCGCCGCCTCGTTGCCGCCATGGATCAGGCGGTGCTGGCCAACTATTCCAGTCCCCGGCACCATTTGAGCAACGGCCTTGCCCTGTACGCGCCGGTCACCGCCAGACAGTTTAATAACGCCTACAGCGGACTGCGCCTTGCCCGGCGATCGGGCTGGGGCAGGTTCCTGCAGGATCTCCATGCGGTGCAACAAAAACATCTTGTCAAACCGAAAATCGTTGACCTGCGGGTGATCGATGCCCGGTCCGGGAAACCGGTGCAGGGCGGGGTTCCGGGCGGTGGTTTCAAGATCGTTGCCACGGTGCGGGGCGAAAACGTACTCTGGGTCCAGTCAGTGCACGGCAAGCGGGTTTCCAACAATGGCGGCGGGGTGATCTTCTTTGAAAAGGGGTATGTGCTGGATCCCGACTTCTACAAGAAAAAAGAGGACGCGGTGGCCGATGTGGTTGATCTGCTGATGCCGGAGTTCAAGGGCCGGGAAAACCAGGTGAGCCAGGAGTATGTGGGCCGTCATTTCTGGATAACCGACGGCGCGCAGGCTGCCCGGGCCACGGTGGATGCCTCCAATCTCGACGATCTCCGTCATGTCTCGGTGCCGGTACTTATCAAACGGAAGAAGCTGGGTGAGCATTTCGCCCGGGTCTTTTTCGACACCATCACCTGGCAGGCAGTGGATGTCCGCTGGGAGATCGACCAGCCCGACGGCTCGGTGGCCTATCGCTCCATCCAGCCCAGACCCGAGGACGAGGTGACCCTGCTCTATGAATTCATTGCCGACACTCCCGGCGGTGTGAACTTCTTGAAGAGCGAAACCCTGCACTGGCGGGACGGCCTGGAATTGCTGATCGGCAATGATCCGCCGGAGGAATTACTGGTGGGGATGCGGGCCGAGTCCATGGGCGGCCAGTCCGCCTTTGCAACGACCAAGATCACTATTCAGCCCTACGACAAACAACAGCAGGGCTACCTGGACAATGCCGGCAAGGTTACGGCGGAGCATCTTATCGGCAGGTGGCGCTGGTACGGCATGACCGGCGGCGCCGGGCAGGGGTGGAAACCCCTGCCCACCTATGTGGATATCTCCCGCTCAAAAAGCAACAAAAAGGTGCTGGTGGCCAAGATCAACAACCCCCGGGATCCCGACTGGCAGGTGGTGCCCCAGATGGCGCTCCTGGATACCCGGCTGGCGCCCACCCTGCGGCTGATTTCATTTGACAACGACGGCAACCCCGTTGAGGCGGTGAATTTTACCTTTCTGGTCTCCCGCTGGGAAAACGGATCGCCGCGCCTGATTCTCAAGTATCTGACCCCCAAGGGTTGGCTTGTTCTCTGGGTCAAGGAGGACGGCGGCCGGCCGCAGCCGGGACCGGCGGCCCAGGGCGGGGCACCGGTGGCGACGCCCGCTGTGCAATCGCCGCCAGCCGGCGGTTACGGCCAGCAGCAGCACGCCCCCCAGGCCGTTTCGCCACAAGGCGGAGGATTGACCGGCTCCTGGCAGGGACAGGAAGGGGATACCCTGGTTTTTTCCGGCAATCGCTACCAGGTCAGCGAGTACGGTGAAGTGGTGGATGCCGGCGTCTTCCAGGTCCAGGGCGGCCGGCTCATAACCCAATCCCAGTTGACCGGCATGGGCATGGCCTACGGTATGCAGCTCCAGGGCAACACCCTGTTGCTGCGCGAAATGGCCAGCGGCCTGGTCTATCAATATCAACGCCAGGGGCAGGGGGGACAGCAGCAGGTATACGCCGCCCAGGGCGGCCAGCCGGGACAGGTGGGCACCACCGGCCAGGAGATGATGTTGCAGGGTAAACTGTGCAGCTATTCCGGCTCCAGCAATTATTACTCCGGGGCCAGCAGCTCCTCCAGTTCCTGGGCCTATTTCGATGGCCGGGGCAACATGCAGTACGGCTCGGAATCCTCCATGTCCGGCGGCGGCGGCGGCTATTACAATGCCTCTCCCACCACCCGGGGACGCTACCGGGTCCAGGGAGAAACGATCTACATGCAATTCGGCGACGGCTCCTCCGGCACTGCCACGGTGTACACCCGGGGCAGCAATGGCAGGATCAACGCCTTGACATTCGAGGGAACCATCTACGCGCAGCAGCTCTGCGAGTGA
- a CDS encoding twin-arginine translocase TatA/TatE family subunit: MFGLGTPELIVILGIAFLVFGGKKLPEIGAGLGKGIKSFKNGLREVEETAKENVPGIKEVAAVKEQASKIKDSLDVKAKIKDELNPLKS; encoded by the coding sequence ATGTTTGGTTTGGGAACCCCGGAATTGATCGTTATCCTTGGTATCGCCTTTCTGGTATTCGGCGGCAAGAAGCTGCCGGAGATCGGCGCCGGTCTCGGCAAGGGAATCAAGTCTTTTAAAAACGGACTGCGAGAGGTCGAGGAGACCGCCAAGGAGAACGTGCCCGGCATAAAAGAGGTGGCCGCGGTCAAGGAGCAGGCGAGCAAGATCAAGGACAGCCTTGATGTGAAGGCCAAGATCAAGGACGAACTCAACCCGCTCAAGAGCTAG
- the tatA gene encoding twin-arginine translocase TatA/TatE family subunit, translated as MFGLGMPELIVILVIIVIIFGAGKLPEIGSGIGKGIKNFKKATREESEPEKIEEDKKDSNA; from the coding sequence ATGTTCGGACTCGGCATGCCGGAACTCATCGTTATTCTGGTTATCATTGTGATCATCTTTGGCGCCGGCAAACTGCCGGAGATCGGCTCCGGGATCGGCAAGGGGATAAAGAACTTCAAGAAAGCCACCCGCGAGGAGAGCGAGCCGGAAAAGATTGAAGAAGATAAAAAGGATTCCAACGCCTAA
- a CDS encoding amidohydrolase: MSISSNRPVTLLIRGRYLVTQDRERTIIDNGGVAVAGDTIVEIGPGRELLARYPGVEVIDEPRGLIMPGLVNTHTHAAMACFRGLADDLPLMQWLQEYIFPAEARLTGEVVFHSTLLSIAEMIRSGTTSFCDMYLFAREVARAAAAAGMRGWVGEVLYDFPSPNYGPLAEGIRYTEELLGMYRQDPLITVTVDPHAVYTCGPELLKQLKELADKHDALYVIHLSENKEEVRAAKERFGCSPVIHLDRLGILDERVLADHCVELTREEIELLAARGVKVAHCPESNMKLASGVAPVPGLLAAGVTVGLGTDGSASNNNVDMFGEMNSAALLHKVFSQDPTVLDARTSLDLATVGGAAALSAKEMIGSLEPGKKADIIVLDMNQPHLTPVYNLPSHLVYAARGNDVVHSVINGRVVMRNQRLLTLDEEAVLEKMNELAGKIAAMRPGG, encoded by the coding sequence ATGAGCATTTCCAGCAACAGGCCGGTCACCCTGCTGATCCGCGGCAGATACCTGGTCACCCAGGACCGGGAGAGGACCATTATTGACAACGGCGGGGTGGCCGTGGCCGGCGACACCATTGTCGAGATCGGGCCCGGCCGGGAGCTGCTGGCCAGGTATCCCGGGGTGGAGGTAATTGACGAGCCCCGCGGCCTGATCATGCCCGGCCTGGTCAATACCCATACCCATGCCGCCATGGCCTGCTTTCGGGGGCTGGCCGACGACCTGCCCCTGATGCAGTGGCTGCAGGAGTATATCTTCCCGGCAGAGGCCAGGCTCACCGGCGAGGTGGTCTTTCATTCCACCCTGCTCTCCATTGCCGAGATGATCCGTTCCGGCACCACCAGTTTCTGCGACATGTACCTCTTTGCCAGGGAGGTGGCCCGGGCCGCGGCCGCGGCCGGCATGCGGGGCTGGGTCGGCGAGGTGCTCTATGATTTCCCCTCGCCCAATTACGGGCCCCTGGCCGAGGGAATCCGTTACACCGAGGAACTGCTCGGGATGTACCGGCAGGACCCGCTGATCACCGTAACCGTTGATCCCCATGCGGTCTACACCTGCGGCCCGGAACTGCTCAAGCAGTTGAAGGAGCTGGCCGATAAACATGATGCCCTCTATGTCATCCATCTCTCTGAAAACAAAGAGGAGGTGCGGGCCGCAAAAGAGCGGTTCGGCTGTTCGCCGGTGATCCATCTGGACCGGCTGGGAATTCTGGATGAGCGGGTGCTGGCCGACCACTGCGTCGAGTTGACCAGGGAAGAAATCGAGCTGCTGGCCGCCAGGGGAGTCAAGGTCGCCCACTGCCCGGAGAGCAACATGAAACTGGCCTCAGGGGTGGCCCCGGTGCCCGGGCTGCTCGCCGCCGGGGTGACCGTGGGGCTGGGTACCGACGGCAGCGCCAGCAATAATAACGTGGACATGTTCGGGGAGATGAACAGCGCCGCTCTCCTGCACAAGGTCTTTTCACAAGACCCCACGGTGCTGGACGCCCGGACCAGCCTGGATCTCGCCACCGTGGGCGGGGCCGCCGCCCTGTCCGCCAAGGAGATGATCGGCAGCCTCGAACCGGGGAAAAAGGCGGATATCATTGTCCTTGATATGAATCAACCGCACCTGACCCCGGTCTATAACCTGCCCTCCCACCTGGTCTACGCGGCCCGGGGCAACGACGTGGTCCACTCGGTAATCAACGGCCGGGTGGTAATGCGGAACCAGCGCCTCCTGACCCTGGACGAGGAGGCGGTGCTGGAGAAGATGAACGAACTTGCCGGGAAAATCGCGGCCATGAGGCCCGGCGGCTGA
- a CDS encoding purine-nucleoside phosphorylase has translation MIDIEKYRQQAEAAAAFLRDRLPGLPGVVLVLGTGLGELAGRIKGPAILPYQAIPHFPRSTVKSHAGNLVCGELGGKAVAMLQGRFHYYEGYSTRELTFPLRVLALLGADTLLVTNAAGGLNPAFEPGTLMLIRDHLNFIPDNPLRGPNVDDWGPRFPDLSEPYDPDLIEKALACAEQHNIPRVTSGVYAAIPGPSLETPAETRYLRNCGADGVGMSSVPEVIVARHAGMRVLGISVVANVNDPDNFEPILIDEIIARARETEPRLQRLVVETLKVI, from the coding sequence ATGATCGATATTGAAAAGTACCGTCAGCAGGCCGAGGCGGCGGCCGCGTTTCTGCGCGACCGGCTGCCAGGATTGCCCGGGGTGGTATTGGTCCTGGGCACCGGGCTGGGTGAGTTGGCCGGCCGGATCAAGGGGCCGGCCATCCTGCCCTATCAAGCAATCCCCCATTTCCCCCGGTCCACGGTAAAGAGCCATGCCGGCAACCTGGTTTGCGGTGAACTGGGCGGCAAGGCCGTGGCCATGCTCCAGGGCCGGTTTCACTACTATGAGGGTTACTCCACCCGGGAGTTGACCTTTCCGCTCAGGGTTCTCGCCCTGCTCGGCGCGGACACCCTGCTGGTAACCAATGCCGCGGGCGGCCTTAACCCGGCCTTTGAACCCGGCACCCTGATGCTCATCCGCGATCACCTCAACTTTATCCCGGACAATCCCCTGCGCGGCCCCAATGTGGATGACTGGGGGCCGCGGTTCCCGGACCTGTCCGAACCCTATGACCCGGACCTCATTGAAAAGGCCCTGGCCTGCGCCGAACAGCACAACATACCCCGGGTAACCAGCGGGGTCTATGCGGCCATCCCCGGGCCCAGTCTTGAAACACCGGCTGAAACCCGGTACCTGCGGAACTGCGGGGCCGACGGGGTGGGCATGTCCTCGGTGCCCGAGGTGATCGTGGCCAGACACGCCGGCATGCGGGTGCTGGGAATATCCGTGGTCGCCAATGTCAATGACCCGGATAATTTCGAGCCCATCCTGATCGACGAGATCATTGCCCGGGCCCGGGAGACCGAACCCCGGCTCCAGCGGCTGGTGGTGGAAACCCTCAAGGTCATCTGA
- the thrC gene encoding threonine synthase: MKYISTRGGIEPIRFKEAVRMGLAVDGGLLLPRSLPVPGDDTVRGWQADFCQGKLSYRQLAFEIISLFVTDIPANDLGKLIDRSYAVFGDPAITPVRTLGDYHILELFHGPTLAFKDVALQFLGNVFEYILRESGGKMNILGATSGDTGSAAIYGVRGKERISIFILHPHKRVSRIQELQMTTVLDDNVFNLAIRGTFDQGQAIVKKLFNDIPFKEGYHLGAINSINWARILAQVVYYIHAWLQVTGDKDRAVDFSVPTGNFGDIFAGFVAKRLLGAGRIRTLIMATNENDLLARFVNQGDYSLGTVKATSSPSMDIQLASNFERFLYYLNDQDPERTRQDMERFAASGGLTFDLEQQQRIRADFAAKRVSEAETRSTIKNFYREYGYILDPHTAVGVNAGQALRQPGVPLVCLATAHPAKFGRVVEEAIGRKLTLPPGLAGLEGKKSRCRVVDADPEVIRRFVAGHAR, translated from the coding sequence ATGAAGTATATCAGTACCAGGGGCGGGATCGAGCCGATCCGGTTCAAAGAGGCGGTCCGGATGGGGCTGGCCGTTGACGGCGGCCTGCTCCTGCCCCGGTCCCTGCCCGTTCCGGGCGATGATACGGTGCGCGGCTGGCAGGCGGATTTTTGCCAGGGAAAGCTTTCCTACCGGCAACTGGCCTTTGAAATCATCAGCCTGTTCGTTACCGATATTCCTGCCAACGATCTCGGGAAATTGATCGACCGCTCCTACGCCGTGTTTGGTGATCCGGCGATCACCCCGGTCAGGACCCTGGGCGATTACCACATCCTCGAACTCTTCCATGGCCCGACCCTGGCCTTCAAGGACGTGGCCCTGCAGTTTCTCGGCAATGTCTTTGAGTATATCCTGCGGGAGTCGGGCGGCAAGATGAATATCCTGGGCGCCACTTCCGGCGACACCGGCAGCGCCGCCATTTACGGGGTACGGGGCAAGGAGCGGATCAGTATCTTTATCCTCCATCCCCACAAGCGGGTAAGCCGGATCCAGGAACTGCAGATGACCACGGTGCTGGACGACAACGTGTTCAACCTGGCCATCCGCGGCACCTTTGACCAGGGCCAGGCCATAGTCAAAAAACTGTTCAACGATATCCCGTTCAAGGAAGGGTATCACCTCGGTGCGATCAACTCCATCAACTGGGCCCGGATCCTGGCCCAGGTGGTCTATTACATCCATGCCTGGCTCCAGGTGACCGGCGACAAGGACCGGGCTGTTGACTTCTCGGTGCCCACCGGCAATTTCGGCGATATATTCGCCGGGTTCGTGGCCAAGCGGCTGCTGGGGGCCGGCCGAATCCGCACCCTGATTATGGCCACCAATGAAAACGACCTGCTGGCCCGGTTCGTCAACCAGGGCGATTATTCCCTGGGCACGGTCAAGGCCACCTCCAGCCCGTCCATGGATATCCAGCTGGCCAGCAATTTTGAGCGGTTTTTGTACTATCTCAACGACCAGGACCCGGAGCGGACCCGGCAGGACATGGAACGGTTTGCGGCAAGCGGCGGGCTCACATTCGACCTTGAGCAGCAGCAACGGATCCGGGCCGACTTTGCCGCCAAGCGGGTCAGCGAGGCCGAGACCCGCTCGACCATTAAAAACTTTTACCGGGAATACGGCTACATCCTTGATCCGCATACCGCGGTGGGGGTCAATGCGGGCCAGGCCCTGCGGCAGCCCGGGGTGCCGCTGGTCTGCCTGGCCACGGCCCACCCGGCCAAGTTCGGCCGGGTGGTGGAAGAGGCCATCGGCCGCAAGTTGACCCTGCCGCCCGGGCTGGCCGGCCTGGAGGGAAAAAAGAGCCGCTGCCGGGTGGTTGATGCCGACCCGGAGGTGATAAGGCGGTTTGTCGCCGGCCATGCCCGGTAA
- the gpmI gene encoding 2,3-bisphosphoglycerate-independent phosphoglycerate mutase — protein sequence MKKVSPILLAILDGWGHGRPIGTNAIHVAATPNLDHWTKRYPFTTLDAHDGAVGLPEGQMGNSEVGHLNIGAGRVVYQDFTRINRALEQGDFFTNQVLVRAFSQARESGGALHLLGLVSDGGVHSHIDHLKALVRMAADHGVEGIFIHAFMDGRDTPPKSGAGYLQELSATLTTTGAGKVATVSGRYYAMDRDNRWDRVRLAWQALVDGKGIMADDPIAAVEDAYERGETDEFIKPIVLVDDSGRPVATINDGDTVLFFNFRADRARELTHAFIDPDFTGFSRARQPVLAEYLTFTRYDKHFTMPVVFPPVLLFRILGEEISRHGLRQLRIAETEKYAHVTYFFNGGREEPFPLEDRVLVPSPKDVATYDLKPEMSAKEVTDELLARLDENPYDLIVLNFANGDMVGHTGVMAAAVKACETVDRCLGRLVKRITALGGITLITSDHGNADTMYNPETNGPFTAHTSNPVPFILVSERYLGCRLRSGGALKDIAPTVLALRHLPVPAEMEGDNLILGQDSK from the coding sequence ATGAAAAAAGTATCCCCGATTCTGCTGGCCATTCTCGACGGCTGGGGACATGGCCGGCCCATTGGCACCAATGCCATCCATGTGGCCGCCACCCCCAACCTTGATCACTGGACAAAGCGCTATCCCTTTACCACCCTTGATGCCCATGACGGCGCAGTGGGACTGCCCGAGGGCCAGATGGGCAACTCCGAGGTGGGCCATCTCAACATCGGCGCCGGCCGGGTCGTGTACCAGGATTTCACCCGGATCAACCGGGCCCTTGAGCAGGGTGATTTTTTTACCAACCAGGTGCTGGTGCGCGCCTTCAGCCAGGCCCGGGAGTCCGGCGGCGCCCTCCACCTGCTGGGCCTGGTCTCGGACGGCGGCGTGCACAGCCATATCGATCACCTCAAGGCCCTGGTGCGGATGGCGGCGGACCATGGGGTCGAGGGAATCTTTATCCATGCCTTTATGGACGGCCGGGACACCCCGCCCAAGAGCGGGGCCGGCTACCTGCAGGAACTTTCCGCCACCCTGACCACCACTGGCGCGGGCAAGGTGGCCACTGTCTCCGGCCGCTACTATGCCATGGACCGGGACAACCGCTGGGACCGGGTCCGGCTCGCCTGGCAGGCCCTGGTGGATGGCAAGGGAATTATGGCCGACGATCCGATAGCCGCGGTGGAGGACGCCTATGAGCGTGGCGAAACCGACGAGTTCATCAAGCCGATCGTGCTGGTTGATGATTCCGGAAGACCGGTGGCCACGATCAATGACGGAGACACGGTGCTCTTCTTCAACTTCCGGGCCGACCGGGCCCGGGAACTGACCCATGCCTTTATTGATCCGGACTTTACCGGTTTTTCCAGGGCCCGGCAACCGGTCCTGGCCGAGTACCTCACCTTTACCCGGTATGACAAACATTTCACCATGCCGGTGGTCTTTCCTCCGGTATTGCTCTTCCGGATTCTCGGCGAGGAGATCAGTCGGCACGGCCTGCGCCAGCTGCGAATCGCCGAGACTGAAAAATACGCCCATGTCACTTACTTCTTCAACGGCGGCCGCGAGGAGCCCTTTCCCCTGGAGGACAGGGTCCTGGTCCCTTCGCCCAAGGATGTGGCCACCTATGATCTCAAGCCGGAGATGAGCGCGAAGGAGGTGACCGACGAATTGCTTGCCCGGCTTGACGAGAATCCCTACGATCTGATCGTGCTCAATTTTGCCAACGGTGACATGGTCGGCCATACCGGGGTGATGGCCGCGGCGGTCAAGGCGTGCGAGACCGTGGATCGATGTCTCGGCCGGCTGGTGAAAAGAATCACCGCCCTGGGCGGGATAACCCTGATCACCTCGGACCACGGCAATGCCGACACCATGTACAATCCTGAAACCAACGGGCCCTTTACCGCCCACACCTCCAACCCGGTGCCCTTTATCCTGGTGAGCGAGCGTTACCTGGGTTGCCGTCTGCGCAGCGGCGGGGCCCTGAAGGATATCGCCCCCACGGTGCTGGCCCTGCGCCACCTGCCGGTGCCGGCCGAGATGGAGGGCGACAACCTTATTCTCGGGCAAGACAGCAAATGA
- the rsfS gene encoding ribosome silencing factor, with protein sequence MQNVKKVHRNKSSLEIARVCARAALNKKAGELVILDVRGLATFADFFVIMSGNSTRHTQSLAQAVEGELRSKRISGNTSEGLKDGLWVLLDYFDVVVHIFYKESRKFYDLEGLWHDAPRIDPEPDTQKS encoded by the coding sequence GTGCAGAATGTAAAAAAGGTGCATCGGAACAAGAGCAGCCTGGAAATCGCCCGGGTCTGCGCCCGGGCCGCGCTGAACAAAAAGGCCGGGGAACTGGTTATTCTCGATGTCCGCGGCCTGGCCACCTTTGCCGATTTTTTCGTGATCATGAGCGGTAACTCCACCCGGCATACCCAGAGCCTGGCCCAGGCGGTGGAGGGCGAACTCAGGAGTAAACGGATCAGCGGCAACACCAGCGAGGGGCTCAAGGACGGGCTCTGGGTCCTGCTCGATTATTTTGATGTGGTTGTTCATATCTTTTATAAGGAATCCAGGAAATTCTATGACCTGGAGGGGCTGTGGCACGATGCACCCCGGATTGACCCGGAACCGGATACCCAAAAGAGTTGA